A DNA window from Chryseobacterium sp. MEBOG06 contains the following coding sequences:
- the ruvB gene encoding Holliday junction branch migration DNA helicase RuvB, whose product MPDFLHPDKENYSREELMQEEQIRPQSFKDFAGQRKTLENLEVFVTAAKRRGGALDHVLLHGPPGLGKTTLANIIANELGVNCKITSGPVLDKPGSLAGLLTNLEENDVLFIDEIHRLSPIVEEYLYSAMEDYKIDIMLETGPNARSVQIGLNPFTLVGATTRSGMLTKPMLARFGIQSRLEYYSIELLSMIIQRSARVLGVAIYEDAAIEIARRSRGTPRIANALLRRVRDFAEIKGNGEIEITITKYALNSLNVDEFGLDEMDNKIMRVMIENFKGKPVGISALATSIAENPETLEEVYEPFLIQEGFIIRTPRGREVTDKAYKHLNIALPRNPGELF is encoded by the coding sequence ATGCCAGATTTTTTACATCCAGATAAAGAAAACTACTCACGAGAGGAGCTGATGCAGGAAGAGCAAATACGTCCTCAGAGCTTTAAAGATTTTGCAGGACAGAGAAAAACACTGGAAAATCTTGAGGTTTTCGTGACTGCTGCCAAAAGACGTGGCGGTGCACTGGACCATGTTTTGTTACATGGGCCTCCAGGTCTTGGAAAAACAACTTTAGCCAATATTATAGCCAATGAGCTTGGGGTAAACTGCAAAATCACTTCGGGCCCTGTATTGGATAAGCCGGGAAGTTTAGCTGGTTTACTAACTAATCTGGAAGAAAATGATGTTCTTTTCATTGATGAGATTCACCGTCTTTCTCCGATTGTAGAGGAATATCTATATTCTGCCATGGAGGATTATAAAATCGACATCATGCTGGAGACAGGTCCTAATGCAAGAAGTGTACAGATCGGGCTGAATCCTTTTACATTAGTAGGGGCAACTACCAGAAGTGGTATGCTTACCAAGCCAATGCTTGCCCGATTTGGAATTCAAAGCAGGCTGGAATACTACTCTATTGAACTTTTATCAATGATTATTCAAAGAAGTGCAAGAGTGCTGGGTGTTGCTATTTATGAGGATGCTGCTATTGAAATTGCGAGAAGAAGCCGCGGAACTCCCAGAATTGCCAATGCACTGCTAAGAAGGGTAAGAGATTTTGCAGAGATCAAAGGGAATGGTGAAATAGAGATAACTATTACCAAGTACGCGCTAAATTCTCTGAATGTAGATGAGTTCGGACTAGATGAAATGGATAATAAGATCATGCGGGTCATGATTGAAAACTTCAAAGGAAAACCAGTGGGAATTTCTGCTCTGGCAACTTCAATTGCTGAAAATCCTGAAACATTGGAAGAGGTATACGAGCCATTTTTGATTCAGGAAGGGTTCATTATCAGAACTCCAAGAGGCAGGGAGGTTACAGATAAAGCTTATAAACATTTAAATATTGCATTACCCCGAAATCCGGGAGAGCTTTTTTAA
- a CDS encoding FMN-binding negative transcriptional regulator, protein MFIPKLYRSEDYDVMKQIIRENSFALLISSVDKIRATHSMMILNEDDSENPYIEAHISRANPQAKTLKNGDEVLCDFLGAHTYISSSWYDHVNVSTWNYEAVQIYGKIEVMNHDELYAHLEKLTSKYEKFQQCPMMVKDMGKEFVEKEMKGAFGVKILPTEIFIKQKLSQNRKEADFHNIISHLEESDDNARKIADKMKSIKK, encoded by the coding sequence ATGTTCATACCTAAATTATACAGAAGTGAAGATTATGATGTGATGAAACAGATCATCAGAGAAAATTCTTTTGCTTTACTCATTTCATCGGTGGATAAAATCCGCGCTACTCATTCTATGATGATTCTGAATGAGGATGATTCTGAAAATCCTTATATTGAAGCTCATATTTCAAGAGCTAATCCGCAGGCAAAAACATTGAAGAACGGCGATGAAGTTCTATGCGATTTTTTAGGGGCTCATACTTATATATCCAGCAGTTGGTATGATCACGTCAATGTTTCTACATGGAACTATGAGGCGGTACAGATTTATGGTAAAATTGAAGTAATGAATCATGATGAACTCTATGCTCATTTAGAAAAACTAACTTCAAAATACGAAAAATTCCAGCAGTGCCCAATGATGGTAAAAGATATGGGAAAGGAGTTTGTGGAAAAAGAGATGAAAGGTGCTTTTGGAGTTAAAATTCTTCCTACCGAAATATTTATCAAACAGAAGCTGTCTCAAAACAGAAAAGAAGCAGATTTTCATAATATCATTTCTCATCTTGAAGAATCAGATGATAATGCCAGAAAGATTGCTGACAAAATGAAATCAATAAAAAAATAA
- a CDS encoding MBL fold metallo-hydrolase, with amino-acid sequence MKLYPIQCGKFKLDGGAMFGVVPKSLWEKTNPADEKNLIELGTRSLLIEDGKKLILVDCGLGNKQDDKFFGHYSLWGDDNLDKNLKKYGFVKEDITDVFLTHLHFDHCGGAIEWNDDRTGYRSAFKNAHFWTNENHWQWATEPNAREKASFLKENIMPIQESGQLNFLPLPTTGNYGFAPDLKMDVIFVDGHTEKQMLPVIQYQEKTVVFAADLIPTAGHINQVYVMGYDTRPLLTLEEKGKFLKQCIDNEYLLFFEHDAHHELASLKMTEKGVRLDETFSFNDVFGY; translated from the coding sequence ATGAAGCTATATCCAATACAATGTGGAAAATTTAAACTGGATGGCGGTGCCATGTTTGGAGTCGTCCCAAAGAGTCTGTGGGAAAAAACTAACCCGGCAGACGAAAAAAACCTAATCGAGCTTGGAACACGTTCCCTGCTTATTGAAGACGGAAAGAAACTTATTCTGGTAGACTGCGGTCTTGGTAACAAACAGGATGATAAATTTTTCGGCCATTATTCTCTTTGGGGAGATGATAATCTTGATAAAAATTTAAAAAAATATGGTTTTGTAAAGGAAGATATTACGGATGTTTTCCTTACTCACCTTCACTTTGACCATTGTGGCGGTGCTATAGAGTGGAATGATGACAGAACCGGATACAGATCTGCTTTTAAAAATGCACACTTCTGGACAAATGAAAATCATTGGCAATGGGCAACGGAGCCTAATGCAAGGGAAAAGGCTAGTTTCCTTAAAGAAAACATTATGCCTATTCAGGAAAGCGGACAACTAAACTTTCTACCACTTCCTACAACCGGCAATTACGGTTTTGCACCGGATCTGAAGATGGATGTCATATTTGTAGACGGGCACACAGAAAAGCAAATGCTTCCGGTTATTCAATATCAGGAAAAAACCGTTGTATTTGCTGCAGATCTTATTCCTACTGCAGGACACATCAATCAGGTGTATGTGATGGGATATGATACAAGACCTCTTTTAACATTGGAGGAGAAAGGTAAGTTTCTAAAACAATGTATAGATAATGAATATTTACTTTTCTTTGAACATGATGCTCACCACGAGCTGGCAAGTCTTAAAATGACTGAAAAAGGGGTAAGACTTGATGAGACTTTCAGCTTTAATGATGTTTTTGGATATTAA
- the coaE gene encoding dephospho-CoA kinase (Dephospho-CoA kinase (CoaE) performs the final step in coenzyme A biosynthesis.), which yields MEELHSETQQAEPEPKIIGLTGGIGSGKTTVAHFIEEFGFPVYYSDDRAKAIVNESEDLKVKIKELLGEQAYDKDGLYDRKFVAENVFNNKDLLHQLNEIIHPAVRIDFENWVKKQTKYLIFKETALLFELKLNRQCYKSLLVTAEDNIRTKRVMDRDHKTYREVEAVMEKQMSERDKIKMADCIIYNNTNLEELKEQTEKVIFSIE from the coding sequence ATGGAGGAATTGCATTCTGAAACACAGCAAGCGGAACCGGAACCCAAGATCATAGGATTAACAGGTGGAATTGGTTCTGGAAAGACTACAGTAGCTCATTTTATTGAGGAATTCGGTTTTCCGGTTTACTATTCTGATGACCGGGCAAAAGCCATCGTCAATGAGAGTGAAGACTTAAAAGTCAAAATTAAAGAACTGCTAGGAGAACAGGCTTATGATAAAGACGGCCTTTATGACAGAAAATTTGTTGCAGAAAACGTTTTTAATAATAAAGATCTTCTTCACCAATTAAATGAAATCATCCATCCGGCAGTGCGAATTGATTTTGAAAATTGGGTGAAAAAGCAGACTAAATATTTAATTTTCAAAGAAACAGCATTGTTATTTGAATTAAAACTCAACAGACAATGTTATAAATCTCTTTTGGTAACTGCTGAAGATAACATCAGAACTAAGAGAGTCATGGACAGGGATCATAAGACCTACCGTGAAGTAGAAGCTGTCATGGAAAAACAAATGTCAGAAAGAGACAAAATCAAAATGGCGGATTGCATTATCTACAATAACACTAATCTGGAGGAACTAAAGGAACAGACTGAAAAAGTAATCTTTAGTATTGAATAA
- a CDS encoding GEVED domain-containing protein — translation MKKLFTSLILFLCLICTGFVSKVSAQAGQIGTGTGTSVYLPIRSYYGYSYSQQIYTAAEVTAAIGTSTYITSVKFYVNTAVPSQDVYKDWVVYMGNTTQTAFASNTNWVPFSSLTQVYSGDLPTLTNGNWVTLQLTTPFQWNGTDNLVIAVNEKTPGYSDSPGVAWGSYNVTGGNRGMVYYEDTVNPNPASPPAAKDVLASIPRVQLVSYLLTACTTAPPANIAVSNLTATTANVTWNAATGGTYIVRYRPVAGGPWVTINVPGTLTGSQALAGLIEQTQYEVQVATICGGTTGAFSSSVNFTTPAITYCTAASTSSIIDGYISQVAVTGLGAPSMVSNSNFSNYTDYSTDPTRLVTLVRGNTATVSVAKTWPDYQWGFGTAVWIDFNRNGVFEASERVLNSASSTTTPVTATFTVPGTAYSGNLTTKMRVALAESVTPGACGTFSYGEVEDYAVRLIDLSACTAAPPANISVNNISPTSANVTWTSATNATYIVRYKPVTAGTWLSVNVNTLLASNVLLNNLLEQTQYEVQIATVCGGTTGAYSSSVLFTTPAITYCTAGPTSTTSTGYINNVTVTPTNTPIMVSDSGSDGYKDYTTDPTRVIIMERGSTTNKISVNKYWPASATSYSVAAWVDFNRNGTFEISERILNTTYNTTTPVTANFVVPTTVSGLVYTGTLPTRMRVVMRYYDTANACGSFTQGEVEDYAVKFVDSQTCTTAAPTNITVNSVTATTATVSWVSTVGGTYTIRYRVAPSGTWQTITVPAGQNFYTITGLTEQTNYEVQISTKCGTSTGGYSSSVTFTTPPLSYCPMTGTGTNDHISNVTVTSSNLGVPVMNNTSVQTNYISYATPQTLITLDVNSQNNKISVAKGWTGSTGNDAVTAWIDFDRNGQFTDAEKILVSGASTATPVTATFSVPSTAYTGALTTTMRVVLKRTSAPVMCQNAVDGEVEDYKVKIRPCSNATPNAPTFTTTHTTATITITGAGVSYVVRYRVQGTTAWTQVYASQLLGNLPLVISGLTPATTYEFEVAAICGDVVGTATAINTFTTRCDPTPPSVTITNITPTTALVTWNPIVPSATYYMQWRKVGTTTWNNVNLPAPPTNTYVLGSVTPLEPYTTYEVQIANKCNGETALNSYSNPKVFTTERICQLPPPGLTITQLLPTSAEVKWDPFPGATYLLRYRKVGIPSWTEVPSLVNNLVLTGLTELTKYEMQVVNICSGTPGTYTPPYYFTTPTVVYCKMASGSSTGEHISKVTVKPNGKKTMENESGASTYTDYTGVPKTFIELIQGSTDNEIIIEKKWTGNTYNEGIAVWIDFNRNGEFDINERVFTSPPNTTSPVSGKFNVPVDAFVSMTDYKYVVMRVAMERDGIPVNCIGFKNGEVEDYTVRISKPVVANPLDQTDIMIYPNPVSSVLFVKNISKRAKYKIYNSAGQVIADGILLNNQINVSRLINGVYVIDIDDNGKTVQKKFIKE, via the coding sequence ATGAAGAAACTCTTTACCTCTTTAATTCTGTTTCTCTGTTTGATTTGTACAGGCTTTGTATCCAAAGTCTCGGCTCAGGCAGGTCAGATCGGGACAGGAACTGGTACCTCTGTGTACCTCCCCATACGTTCCTACTACGGGTATAGCTACTCTCAGCAGATTTATACCGCTGCTGAAGTTACTGCTGCCATAGGTACATCTACCTATATCACATCCGTAAAATTTTATGTGAATACAGCTGTTCCCTCCCAGGATGTCTATAAGGATTGGGTAGTGTATATGGGAAATACAACCCAAACCGCTTTTGCATCCAATACCAACTGGGTTCCGTTTAGTTCTCTGACTCAGGTTTATTCCGGAGATTTACCCACTCTGACCAATGGAAACTGGGTGACTTTGCAATTAACCACTCCCTTTCAGTGGAATGGTACAGATAATCTTGTAATTGCTGTTAATGAAAAAACTCCGGGTTATTCAGATTCACCAGGTGTAGCTTGGGGATCTTACAATGTAACGGGAGGAAATAGAGGGATGGTTTATTATGAGGACACTGTCAATCCCAATCCTGCATCACCTCCTGCAGCAAAAGATGTACTAGCCAGTATTCCAAGAGTACAGCTGGTAAGTTATCTTTTGACTGCTTGTACAACAGCTCCTCCTGCTAATATTGCAGTAAGTAATTTAACAGCTACTACTGCGAATGTTACCTGGAATGCAGCTACAGGAGGTACTTATATTGTTAGATACAGACCTGTAGCAGGAGGACCATGGGTAACTATTAATGTACCGGGAACCCTTACAGGCAGCCAGGCATTGGCAGGGTTGATAGAACAGACTCAATATGAAGTTCAGGTAGCTACCATCTGTGGAGGTACTACAGGAGCATTCTCTTCTAGTGTAAACTTTACTACACCAGCTATTACATATTGTACTGCGGCTTCTACAAGTTCAATTATAGACGGATATATCAGCCAGGTTGCGGTGACGGGATTAGGTGCTCCTTCTATGGTAAGTAACTCAAACTTTAGTAATTATACAGATTATAGCACAGATCCCACAAGACTGGTTACTCTGGTAAGAGGTAATACAGCTACGGTTAGTGTTGCTAAAACATGGCCGGATTATCAATGGGGATTTGGAACAGCGGTTTGGATTGACTTTAACCGAAATGGTGTTTTTGAAGCCAGTGAAAGAGTATTAAACTCTGCAAGTAGTACAACAACTCCTGTTACAGCTACTTTTACCGTACCGGGAACTGCTTATAGTGGAAACCTTACAACAAAGATGAGAGTTGCTTTAGCTGAAAGTGTAACCCCTGGTGCTTGTGGAACTTTCTCTTATGGTGAAGTAGAAGATTATGCAGTGAGGCTGATTGATCTGTCTGCTTGTACAGCAGCACCTCCTGCCAATATCTCAGTGAATAACATATCACCTACCTCAGCTAATGTTACCTGGACCTCAGCAACGAATGCTACTTATATAGTAAGATACAAACCTGTAACTGCAGGAACTTGGTTATCAGTGAATGTCAATACACTGCTGGCAAGTAATGTTTTGCTTAACAATTTACTGGAACAGACTCAGTATGAAGTACAGATAGCTACTGTATGTGGAGGCACTACAGGAGCGTATTCATCCAGTGTACTCTTTACTACCCCTGCTATTACTTACTGTACAGCGGGGCCTACAAGTACTACTTCAACCGGGTATATTAATAATGTAACCGTTACTCCAACAAATACACCTATTATGGTGAGTGATTCAGGGTCAGATGGTTATAAAGATTATACCACAGATCCTACAAGGGTCATTATAATGGAAAGAGGTTCTACTACTAATAAAATTTCTGTAAACAAATACTGGCCGGCTTCTGCTACTTCTTATAGCGTGGCTGCATGGGTAGATTTTAACAGAAACGGTACTTTTGAAATAAGTGAAAGAATACTGAATACTACCTATAATACAACAACTCCGGTAACGGCAAATTTCGTTGTACCTACAACAGTAAGTGGGCTTGTTTATACAGGTACTCTTCCTACCCGTATGCGTGTTGTCATGAGATATTATGATACCGCTAATGCTTGTGGATCATTTACACAGGGAGAAGTTGAAGACTATGCTGTGAAGTTTGTAGATTCTCAAACTTGTACAACTGCTGCTCCAACAAATATTACAGTGAATAGCGTTACTGCTACTACAGCTACAGTATCATGGGTTTCAACAGTTGGTGGAACATATACAATTAGATATAGAGTAGCACCTAGTGGTACATGGCAGACCATTACAGTACCTGCAGGTCAGAATTTCTATACCATTACTGGTCTTACTGAGCAGACTAACTATGAAGTTCAGATTTCTACGAAATGCGGTACTTCTACAGGAGGGTACTCTTCATCAGTAACATTCACAACACCGCCATTAAGTTACTGTCCGATGACAGGTACCGGAACTAACGATCATATTTCAAATGTAACCGTTACTTCTTCAAACCTGGGAGTTCCTGTGATGAATAATACTTCAGTGCAAACGAATTATATCAGTTATGCAACCCCTCAGACACTTATTACTTTAGATGTTAATTCTCAAAATAATAAAATCTCTGTAGCAAAAGGCTGGACTGGTTCTACAGGAAATGACGCTGTAACAGCATGGATTGATTTTGATAGAAACGGACAATTTACAGATGCAGAAAAAATTCTGGTTTCTGGAGCAAGTACAGCTACTCCTGTTACTGCTACATTCTCTGTTCCTTCAACTGCTTATACTGGTGCACTTACAACTACAATGAGAGTTGTCTTGAAACGTACAAGTGCTCCTGTTATGTGCCAAAATGCAGTAGATGGTGAAGTGGAAGACTATAAAGTAAAAATAAGACCATGTAGCAATGCTACTCCAAATGCTCCTACATTTACTACAACCCATACCACTGCTACTATTACTATTACAGGGGCAGGGGTAAGCTACGTTGTGAGATACAGAGTTCAGGGAACTACAGCATGGACACAGGTGTATGCTTCTCAATTATTAGGAAACTTACCACTTGTTATTAGTGGGTTGACACCAGCTACTACCTATGAATTTGAAGTTGCAGCGATTTGCGGAGATGTGGTAGGAACTGCTACTGCAATAAATACATTCACTACAAGATGTGACCCAACGCCTCCAAGTGTTACAATTACTAATATTACCCCAACCACTGCATTGGTTACATGGAACCCAATTGTACCAAGTGCTACCTACTATATGCAATGGAGAAAAGTAGGGACTACAACATGGAATAATGTTAATCTTCCTGCTCCTCCTACCAATACATATGTACTAGGAAGTGTGACTCCTTTAGAGCCATATACAACGTATGAAGTGCAGATTGCTAATAAGTGTAACGGAGAAACAGCATTGAATTCATATTCAAATCCGAAAGTATTTACTACGGAAAGAATATGCCAGCTTCCTCCTCCTGGTTTAACGATTACCCAATTGTTACCAACATCAGCAGAAGTTAAGTGGGATCCGTTCCCGGGAGCGACCTATCTTCTTAGATACAGAAAAGTAGGTATTCCTAGCTGGACTGAAGTTCCATCATTAGTTAATAATTTAGTATTAACAGGTCTTACTGAACTGACAAAATATGAAATGCAGGTTGTAAATATCTGTAGTGGTACACCTGGAACTTATACTCCTCCATACTACTTTACAACTCCTACTGTGGTGTATTGTAAAATGGCTTCAGGAAGTTCAACAGGAGAACATATTTCTAAAGTTACAGTTAAGCCGAATGGTAAAAAGACTATGGAAAATGAATCAGGAGCATCAACTTATACAGATTATACAGGCGTTCCTAAGACTTTCATAGAATTGATTCAGGGATCTACAGATAATGAAATCATTATTGAGAAGAAATGGACTGGAAATACCTACAATGAAGGAATTGCAGTATGGATCGACTTCAACAGAAATGGAGAGTTTGATATCAATGAAAGAGTATTTACTTCACCTCCAAATACTACAAGCCCGGTATCAGGGAAATTCAATGTTCCTGTGGATGCCTTTGTAAGTATGACTGATTACAAATATGTTGTAATGAGAGTCGCAATGGAGAGAGATGGTATTCCAGTGAATTGTATCGGCTTCAAAAACGGAGAGGTTGAAGACTATACGGTAAGAATTTCTAAACCGGTAGTTGCTAATCCTCTTGATCAGACTGACATTATGATTTATCCTAACCCGGTAAGCTCAGTATTGTTTGTGAAAAATATTAGCAAAAGAGCTAAATATAAAATCTACAATTCAGCAGGGCAGGTAATCGCAGATGGTATCCTATTAAATAACCAAATCAACGTAAGCAGATTGATTAACGGTGTTTATGTAATAGATATCGATGATAATGGTAAAACTGTTCAAAAGAAATTTATTAAAGAATAA
- a CDS encoding reprolysin-like metallopeptidase, protein MKRVFTALVCTFIGGAAFGQWTPTSFNKVDSKKRGTFTVEKSNVKPDGYYKLDLDLLRSQLKNAKEMGPNAAPVIISLPNLDGKIERFQVYSFPVMSKDIADKYELGSYVGTSVDDPTKYLRFSVAPTDFQSMIIHGDQYEFIEPANADKSVYAVHPKTMKGKNGFVCSTEESPKAKKQIQALFQKGQSFANQPTNFAKNSDKKYRTMRLAMSVTGEYTQFFGGTGPALTQINATMSRVNGVFEKDFALHLNVLSYPQLIFDNPATDPYDTVTDAALPPDAWNTQLQQQLTSVVGEGNYDIGHLFGASGGGGNAGCVGCVCISPTTADPEGKGSGITSPATGTVNPSAAYPPSGDNFDIDYVAHEMGHQLGANHTFSMKVEGSGVNMEPGSGSTIMGYAGITGANTDVQAHSDPYFHVASIEQIQENLIAKTCDIETPITNNPPVIAALPTYNIPKGTAFVLTASATDPENDPLSYVWEEVDDAISPTHKNNIGLTKTGASFRSKSTGTSPTRYFPSFTSVMNGVLNNASNTWESVSMLPRTTNFAVTVRDNNTNVQQQQTSNAVQTIVVGDNGPFRLASQYVGVNTPSPIQWIVANTNTAPYNVANVKIDYTTDNGTTWTVLADSTPNDGSENFTFPSSMNGQTIKVRISSIGNVFYTVGNVTISPLSACSSAAPTNVVVNNITFNTASVTWMPYTGATYKVRYKKTSGSVWTEINTTVPSVNLDNLMDASAYEVQVAVICDSTPGSYSASTNFSTLTVTYCSAGGNVGSPIYISNVTVGNINNTTTAAAGYTNFTTNSALQVNLVKGSTYPISVKVANSATYVSAIVAYIDFNKDGFFDDSEAVMDLPCSTFANNTATGSFTVPNTATEGTPLRMRVVGLYVGADNQDYYFPSSYLCGVNFQYGEIEDYNVVITGNLATSETNVKNNGIQIYPNPVSDILNVTKVSDKATYKIYSAVGQLVDSGNINNGKVNVSTLIKGGYVITIDEKGAEQFKSKFIKK, encoded by the coding sequence ATGAAAAGAGTATTTACTGCCTTAGTGTGTACTTTTATTGGTGGAGCAGCGTTCGGACAATGGACGCCAACTTCATTTAATAAGGTAGACAGCAAAAAAAGAGGAACGTTTACAGTAGAGAAATCTAATGTAAAACCTGACGGGTATTATAAATTGGACTTAGATTTGCTAAGATCTCAATTGAAGAATGCTAAAGAGATGGGGCCCAATGCTGCTCCGGTTATTATTTCTCTACCTAATTTGGATGGGAAAATTGAAAGATTCCAGGTGTATAGTTTTCCGGTTATGTCTAAAGATATAGCTGATAAATATGAGCTGGGTTCTTATGTGGGAACAAGTGTTGATGATCCAACTAAATATTTGAGATTCAGTGTTGCCCCTACTGATTTCCAATCTATGATTATCCATGGAGATCAGTATGAATTCATTGAGCCGGCTAACGCAGATAAATCTGTATATGCAGTGCATCCTAAAACAATGAAGGGGAAGAATGGATTTGTTTGTTCAACTGAAGAAAGTCCAAAAGCTAAAAAACAGATTCAGGCTTTATTCCAAAAAGGACAGTCTTTTGCCAATCAGCCAACAAACTTTGCTAAAAATTCTGATAAGAAGTACAGAACAATGAGATTGGCAATGTCTGTAACAGGTGAGTATACTCAGTTTTTTGGAGGTACAGGACCTGCTTTGACACAGATAAATGCGACAATGTCAAGAGTGAATGGAGTGTTTGAAAAAGACTTTGCATTACACTTGAATGTATTAAGTTATCCACAACTTATTTTTGATAATCCTGCTACAGATCCATATGATACTGTTACAGATGCAGCACTACCACCAGATGCATGGAATACACAGCTACAACAGCAATTAACTTCTGTAGTAGGAGAGGGGAACTATGATATTGGTCACTTATTCGGAGCTTCCGGAGGTGGTGGTAATGCAGGTTGTGTTGGTTGTGTTTGTATTAGCCCTACTACAGCAGACCCAGAAGGTAAAGGATCAGGGATTACATCTCCTGCTACAGGAACTGTAAATCCATCTGCAGCATATCCTCCATCAGGAGATAATTTTGATATTGATTATGTTGCTCACGAAATGGGACACCAGCTGGGAGCAAACCATACGTTCTCTATGAAGGTTGAAGGCTCAGGTGTAAATATGGAGCCAGGTTCCGGATCTACAATTATGGGGTATGCTGGTATTACAGGTGCTAATACTGATGTTCAGGCACATTCTGATCCTTATTTCCATGTTGCAAGTATTGAGCAGATTCAAGAAAATCTAATTGCTAAAACTTGTGATATTGAAACTCCAATTACAAATAATCCACCTGTAATTGCAGCTTTACCAACATATAATATTCCTAAAGGTACTGCATTTGTGCTTACAGCTTCTGCTACCGATCCTGAGAATGATCCTCTTTCTTATGTTTGGGAAGAAGTAGACGATGCTATCTCTCCTACACATAAAAATAATATTGGATTAACTAAAACCGGTGCATCATTCAGATCCAAATCTACAGGAACAAGCCCAACAAGGTATTTCCCTAGCTTCACATCTGTAATGAATGGAGTGTTAAACAATGCAAGTAATACTTGGGAGTCTGTTTCAATGCTTCCAAGAACGACAAACTTTGCTGTCACAGTAAGAGATAATAATACAAATGTTCAACAACAGCAGACTAGTAATGCTGTTCAGACAATTGTTGTTGGAGACAATGGTCCTTTCAGATTAGCAAGTCAATATGTAGGGGTAAATACTCCGTCACCAATTCAATGGATTGTTGCTAATACAAATACTGCTCCATATAACGTAGCAAATGTTAAAATTGATTATACTACAGATAATGGAACAACTTGGACTGTTTTAGCAGATTCGACACCTAATGATGGTTCTGAAAACTTTACTTTCCCTTCTTCAATGAATGGTCAGACAATTAAAGTAAGAATTTCTTCAATTGGGAATGTTTTCTATACTGTTGGGAATGTTACTATTAGTCCACTTTCTGCATGTAGCAGCGCTGCTCCTACTAATGTAGTGGTAAATAATATTACGTTCAATACTGCAAGCGTTACTTGGATGCCTTATACTGGGGCTACTTACAAAGTACGTTACAAAAAGACAAGTGGAAGTGTTTGGACTGAAATTAATACAACAGTTCCTTCTGTTAATTTGGATAACCTAATGGACGCTTCAGCATACGAAGTACAAGTTGCTGTAATTTGCGATTCTACACCGGGTAGTTATTCTGCATCAACTAATTTCAGTACACTAACTGTTACATATTGTTCAGCAGGAGGTAATGTTGGAAGTCCAATATATATATCAAATGTAACTGTAGGAAATATTAATAATACTACTACAGCAGCAGCAGGTTATACTAACTTTACAACCAATTCAGCTCTTCAGGTTAATTTGGTAAAAGGAAGTACATATCCTATTTCTGTTAAAGTGGCAAATTCAGCTACCTATGTTAGTGCTATAGTTGCCTACATAGATTTTAATAAAGATGGTTTCTTTGATGATAGCGAAGCTGTTATGGATCTTCCTTGTTCAACTTTTGCTAACAACACTGCTACCGGATCATTTACAGTTCCAAATACTGCTACTGAGGGAACGCCTCTGAGAATGAGAGTTGTTGGTCTGTATGTTGGTGCAGATAATCAAGATTATTACTTTCCTTCAAGCTATCTTTGTGGTGTTAATTTTCAATATGGAGAGATCGAAGACTATAACGTAGTTATTACAGGAAACCTTGCAACTTCTGAAACTAATGTGAAGAACAACGGTATTCAGATCTATCCAAACCCTGTAAGTGATATTCTAAATGTAACTAAAGTTTCGGATAAAGCGACTTATAAAATTTATAGTGCCGTCGGACAATTAGTAGATAGTGGAAATATCAATAATGGAAAAGTTAATGTTTCAACTTTAATTAAAGGTGGATACGTTATTACGATAGATGAGAAGGGCGCAGAGCAATTCAAATCTAAATTCATCAAAAAATAG